A portion of the Halobacterium zhouii genome contains these proteins:
- a CDS encoding DUF7269 family protein: MSVSTRETVLAAVGVAGVAFAVGAAVGLAPAAVTGVVTAVDATVVTGVLGVGLLGYAFARRRRNDRRNGESRLAGTRDEGDADNSGGRFDDDLELASRDVATPDVQGAREDVRERVRETAVRAYARRHGVSREDARNSVAEGAWTDDVVAAAFAGDERAPRFPLRERLRGWVHPDRAYRRRAKRAVDAAHRLATEGSQ; encoded by the coding sequence ATGAGCGTCAGTACGCGCGAGACGGTGCTCGCGGCGGTCGGCGTCGCCGGCGTGGCGTTCGCCGTCGGGGCGGCGGTCGGACTCGCGCCAGCCGCCGTCACCGGGGTCGTGACCGCTGTCGATGCGACCGTCGTGACGGGCGTGCTCGGCGTGGGACTGCTCGGGTACGCGTTCGCCCGGCGGCGGCGGAACGACCGGAGAAACGGCGAGTCGCGACTCGCGGGAACGCGAGACGAGGGCGACGCTGACAACTCCGGCGGACGGTTCGACGACGACCTCGAACTGGCGTCACGGGACGTAGCCACGCCGGACGTGCAGGGCGCCAGAGAGGACGTCCGGGAGCGCGTGCGAGAGACAGCGGTTCGCGCTTACGCCCGTCGTCACGGCGTCTCGCGGGAGGACGCCCGGAACTCGGTGGCCGAGGGCGCGTGGACCGACGACGTCGTCGCGGCGGCGTTCGCGGGCGACGAGCGCGCGCCGCGATTCCCGCTCCGGGAGCGCCTCCGTGGGTGGGTCCACCCGGACCGCGCGTACCGGCGGCGCGCGAAGCGGGCGGTCGACGCCGCGCACCGACTCGCCACGGAGGGGTCGCAGTGA
- a CDS encoding DUF58 domain-containing protein produces MTRSSRFVGGLLATLVLVAAGVASGRATLFVAAAIPLVFVAYGALSSPPPAEGVRVERTLSESSPLPGDRVAVTLTVRNETDSVLADVRVVDGVPDDLRVVSGTTEGAFALPPGDETTLSYAVVADRGQFAFDPPTVRVRGASASADRTVRRPADGDDALVCRVNVADLPLRRQTTAHAGALPTDTGGPGIEFHSTRDYQHGDPVSRINWRRYAKTGDLSTVNYRERRAAAVVLVVDAREESDIAAQSGTPSGASLSAYAAAQAVSPLEAAGHQVGVAVFGVDDPLTDADDPAWVPPGTGDAHHARLATVLDTALESPADATDVESEAGDEDGSGPDEPGSSDGEASERAPPAAAPDGGDDCIGRLAGRLQPGVQVVVCSPALDGFAADLARRLRADDHRVTAVCPDVTATDTPGNTLAAADRALAVDSLRATGARVVDWSPEESLSQAVARATAAVEDGKR; encoded by the coding sequence GTGACCCGGAGTTCGCGGTTCGTGGGCGGCCTGCTGGCGACGCTCGTGCTCGTGGCGGCGGGCGTGGCGAGCGGCCGGGCGACGTTGTTCGTCGCGGCGGCAATTCCACTGGTGTTCGTCGCGTACGGCGCGCTCTCCTCCCCGCCGCCCGCCGAGGGTGTGCGGGTCGAGCGAACGCTGTCCGAGTCGTCACCGCTCCCGGGCGACCGCGTGGCGGTGACGCTGACGGTGCGCAACGAGACGGACTCGGTGCTCGCAGACGTGCGCGTCGTGGACGGCGTCCCCGACGACCTGCGGGTCGTGTCCGGGACGACGGAGGGGGCGTTCGCGCTCCCGCCCGGCGACGAGACGACGCTCTCGTACGCAGTCGTCGCGGACCGCGGGCAGTTCGCCTTCGACCCGCCGACGGTGCGCGTCCGCGGCGCGAGCGCGTCGGCTGACCGGACGGTCCGCCGGCCCGCGGACGGCGACGACGCACTGGTCTGCAGGGTGAACGTGGCTGACCTGCCGCTCCGCCGCCAGACGACGGCGCACGCGGGCGCGCTCCCGACGGACACGGGCGGTCCGGGCATCGAGTTCCATTCGACGCGGGACTACCAGCACGGTGACCCCGTGAGCCGCATCAACTGGCGGCGGTACGCGAAAACCGGCGACCTCTCGACGGTGAACTACCGGGAGCGCCGCGCGGCGGCGGTCGTGCTGGTCGTGGACGCCCGCGAGGAGAGCGACATCGCCGCGCAGTCGGGGACGCCCTCGGGCGCGTCGCTGTCGGCCTACGCCGCGGCGCAGGCGGTCAGCCCGCTGGAGGCTGCGGGCCACCAGGTCGGCGTCGCGGTGTTCGGCGTCGACGACCCGTTGACGGACGCAGACGACCCCGCGTGGGTGCCGCCGGGGACCGGCGACGCACATCACGCGCGCCTGGCGACGGTGCTCGATACCGCGCTCGAATCGCCGGCGGACGCAACGGACGTCGAGAGCGAGGCCGGCGACGAAGACGGCTCCGGCCCGGACGAACCGGGGTCGAGCGACGGCGAAGCGAGCGAGCGGGCGCCCCCTGCTGCGGCGCCAGACGGCGGCGACGACTGCATCGGCCGGCTGGCCGGGCGGCTACAACCCGGCGTGCAGGTGGTGGTGTGCTCGCCCGCGCTCGACGGGTTCGCTGCGGACCTGGCGCGCCGCCTGCGCGCGGACGACCACCGCGTGACGGCGGTCTGCCCGGACGTGACGGCGACGGACACGCCGGGGAACACGCTGGCGGCGGCGGACCGCGCGCTCGCCGTCGACTCGCTGCGCGCGACCGGCGCGCGAGTGGTGGACTGGTCGCCCGAGGAGTCGCTCTCGCAGGCCGTCGCGCGCGCCACTGCCGCCGTCGAGGATGGGAAACGATGA
- a CDS encoding DUF7519 family protein: MTGDATVVRRPSTLTGLAVLAVVVFAANDAAVTYDVLAFLAVAGGGVLGLATGLASRDEPLAVFASSMLMPVGGVAVLAAAGFSLADLPLLEGVLDPLVLVALAAAGFGAVAAFTGGVGGGAVGRAFSVVVATTILPFLAAVVAFLGNIGSDAPLVDVVAGASRAVARLVVAPTGTGVDVVVFVVVLAAAARALAGGVTAAPLAELAPRARRSQVARASQTVVSVCLSVWRLLAVLWGLFLVAFVFGFGTGLVDPLPDALLALVGGMASSSVLRVVLLVVVAVSGVVAGGLRLARLVTGDVSDGLRRVAPTAGSGVLAVVVGVVYAQPLVRGVVEALPEQSRELAGETIRVFGTPTLALLGLVVPLVCLSALLLAFAGLGRLRAIPKRGAPAAVAAAGLVLAGAFAGVQNAAPGFVFALVAAGMVVWDVGEYGVGLVAELDRRAPSARAEFVHVGAAVGVGLVAYYGTSVLHDLTAGVGTPDGATALAVLVGGAIGVAALVAALAE, translated from the coding sequence ATGACCGGCGACGCGACAGTGGTTCGTCGACCGTCCACGCTCACCGGCCTCGCGGTTCTCGCGGTGGTCGTGTTCGCCGCGAACGACGCCGCCGTGACCTACGACGTGCTCGCGTTCCTCGCCGTGGCGGGCGGCGGCGTGCTCGGACTCGCAACCGGGCTGGCGTCCCGGGACGAACCGCTCGCAGTGTTCGCGTCGTCGATGCTGATGCCCGTCGGCGGCGTCGCGGTGCTCGCCGCCGCCGGGTTCTCACTCGCCGACCTCCCGCTGCTGGAGGGCGTGCTCGACCCGCTGGTGCTGGTGGCGCTCGCCGCCGCCGGGTTCGGCGCCGTCGCGGCGTTCACCGGCGGGGTCGGCGGCGGAGCGGTCGGGCGCGCGTTCTCCGTCGTCGTCGCGACGACGATCCTCCCGTTCCTTGCGGCGGTCGTGGCGTTCCTCGGAAACATCGGGTCGGATGCTCCGCTCGTCGACGTCGTCGCCGGCGCGTCTCGGGCCGTCGCCCGTCTCGTCGTCGCGCCGACCGGAACCGGCGTCGACGTGGTGGTGTTCGTGGTGGTGCTCGCCGCCGCTGCTCGCGCGCTCGCCGGGGGAGTCACCGCCGCGCCGCTCGCGGAACTCGCGCCGAGAGCGCGCCGGAGCCAGGTGGCTCGCGCGAGCCAGACCGTCGTGTCGGTCTGTCTCTCCGTGTGGCGACTGCTGGCGGTGCTCTGGGGCCTGTTCTTGGTGGCATTCGTCTTCGGCTTCGGCACTGGGCTCGTGGACCCGCTCCCCGACGCCCTCCTCGCACTCGTCGGTGGAATGGCGTCCTCGAGCGTGCTCCGAGTCGTGCTGCTCGTCGTCGTCGCCGTGTCCGGTGTCGTCGCTGGCGGCCTGCGACTCGCGCGCCTCGTCACCGGTGACGTGAGCGACGGCCTGCGTCGGGTCGCGCCGACGGCGGGCAGTGGCGTGCTCGCCGTCGTCGTCGGCGTCGTGTACGCCCAGCCGCTCGTCCGCGGCGTGGTCGAAGCGCTCCCCGAACAGTCCAGAGAACTGGCTGGCGAAACCATCCGAGTGTTCGGCACGCCGACGCTCGCGCTCCTCGGCCTCGTCGTCCCGCTCGTCTGTCTCTCGGCGCTCCTGCTCGCGTTCGCCGGACTGGGACGGCTGCGCGCCATCCCGAAGCGGGGCGCGCCCGCGGCCGTCGCCGCCGCCGGCCTAGTGCTCGCCGGCGCGTTCGCCGGCGTCCAGAACGCGGCGCCCGGGTTCGTGTTCGCACTCGTCGCCGCGGGTATGGTGGTCTGGGACGTCGGCGAGTACGGCGTCGGCCTCGTCGCGGAACTCGACCGGCGCGCGCCCTCTGCCCGCGCCGAGTTCGTGCACGTCGGCGCGGCAGTCGGCGTCGGTCTCGTCGCGTACTACGGCACGAGCGTCCTCCACGACCTCACTGCTGGCGTCGGCACGCCGGACGGGGCGACGGCGCTCGCCGTGCTCGTGGGCGGCGCTATCGGCGTCGCCGCGCTCGTCGCCGCGCTCGCGGAGTGA
- a CDS encoding Fic family protein: MHSQRYVNMDAEDFADGPGTVDRHNGLPCYRPASLPPDLEFTDDAMRVYGDAQYALGRLATLHRSVDNENLLIAPFVVREAATSSQIEGTNVTVSDIILHDIETSPERAAADSKDVREAYNYVDAVREGFARLEAGEDISVELICDLHETLLSDARGVDANPGELRDVPVYIGSPDGSAANARFVPANPDTVEILLEQLVTYINSGSHPPLVDVAITHYQFETIHPFYDGNGRLGRLLMMLQLYDAGLLPEPYLYLSAYFNRRRQRYLDYLLEVSRDGAWDQWLSFVLNAIAEQAIDAYDCGVELQSLQETYHAKFPSRPAVRDVVDYVFEEPYLTAPRAIDATGRSRQAVYDAVDALESEGIVEQVSGSERYRVYEAPEVLAVVGSP; the protein is encoded by the coding sequence GTGCACTCGCAACGCTACGTCAACATGGACGCCGAGGACTTCGCGGACGGGCCGGGAACCGTCGACCGCCACAACGGCCTGCCGTGCTACCGTCCGGCGAGCCTCCCCCCGGACCTCGAGTTCACCGACGACGCGATGCGGGTGTACGGCGACGCCCAGTACGCGCTCGGGCGCCTCGCCACGCTCCACCGCAGCGTGGACAACGAGAACCTCCTCATCGCGCCGTTCGTCGTTCGCGAGGCCGCCACCAGCTCCCAGATCGAGGGCACGAACGTCACCGTTTCGGACATCATCCTCCACGACATCGAGACCTCCCCGGAGCGAGCGGCCGCCGACTCGAAGGATGTCCGCGAGGCGTACAACTACGTCGACGCGGTCCGCGAAGGCTTCGCGCGCCTCGAAGCCGGCGAGGACATCTCCGTCGAGTTGATCTGCGACCTCCACGAGACGCTGCTCAGTGACGCCCGCGGCGTCGACGCCAACCCCGGCGAGTTGCGCGACGTTCCCGTCTACATCGGGTCGCCCGACGGCTCCGCGGCGAACGCGCGCTTCGTCCCCGCCAACCCGGACACCGTCGAGATTCTCCTCGAACAGCTCGTCACGTACATCAACAGCGGATCCCACCCGCCGCTCGTGGACGTCGCCATCACGCACTACCAGTTCGAGACCATCCATCCGTTCTACGACGGCAACGGCCGGCTCGGCCGCCTCCTGATGATGCTCCAGTTGTACGACGCGGGCCTCCTGCCGGAGCCGTACCTCTATCTGAGCGCGTACTTCAACCGCCGCCGTCAGCGGTACCTCGATTACCTCCTCGAGGTGAGCCGCGACGGCGCGTGGGACCAGTGGCTCTCGTTCGTGTTGAACGCGATCGCCGAGCAGGCCATCGACGCCTACGACTGTGGCGTGGAACTCCAGTCCCTCCAGGAGACCTACCACGCGAAGTTCCCGTCCCGTCCCGCAGTCCGTGACGTCGTCGACTACGTCTTCGAGGAACCCTACCTCACGGCGCCCCGCGCCATCGACGCGACTGGCCGCTCCCGGCAGGCAGTGTACGACGCCGTCGACGCGCTCGAGAGCGAGGGCATCGTCGAACAGGTCTCCGGCTCGGAGCGCTACCGCGTGTACGAGGCTCCTGAGGTGCTCGCCGTCGTCGGGTCACCGTGA
- a CDS encoding HTTM domain-containing protein, which translates to MTRLRRGLPAVRAALARRVSVDARALAAFRVGVGALLLADLALRARNLTAFYTDAGVLPRPLLAEQYPAFAAFSLHALSGAAWFQVVLFAVAGVAALCLLVGYRTRLATVVSLVLLASLHARNPLVLNAGDSLLRRLLLWGAFLPLGARWSVDAAGASRRSSVRDHVASVASAALLVQVVLVYVVNAVLKLRGDAWLSGDAVRVVFALDQFTVFLGDALAQYPALLEMASHVWLTMLVASPLLIVLAGRRRAVFAGLFASVHLGMLLTMQLGLFPLISVVALVPFLPPVVWNELAACVPERPQNALSRTRNRLAGALPFAPRRPTASARIDTSGGLRAAVGRWRARVTPAVAAVFLAFVLVWTAMSVGLVATPDSVASTVDPEERRWDMFAPEPLNVDGWYVVPGELASSEGARSERVDAFHGGAVRWTKPPDVAATYPTARWRKYLVDLWRSDDVALQHAFADYLCTEWSANHESTLVRVAPHYVTERVRLGAPDPTERIRLVEHACAPADSQES; encoded by the coding sequence GTGACACGACTCCGGCGCGGACTCCCCGCAGTTCGCGCAGCGCTGGCTCGCCGCGTGAGCGTCGACGCGCGGGCGCTGGCGGCGTTTCGTGTCGGCGTGGGCGCGCTGTTGCTCGCGGACCTGGCGTTGCGCGCACGAAATCTGACCGCGTTCTACACGGACGCGGGTGTTTTGCCGCGACCACTGCTGGCCGAACAGTATCCGGCGTTTGCAGCGTTCTCCCTGCACGCCCTATCGGGCGCAGCGTGGTTTCAAGTCGTGCTGTTCGCGGTGGCGGGCGTCGCCGCGCTGTGTCTGTTGGTCGGCTACAGAACGCGCCTCGCAACCGTCGTCTCGCTAGTCCTGCTGGCGTCCCTCCACGCCCGCAACCCGCTGGTGTTGAACGCCGGCGACTCCCTCCTACGGCGACTCCTGCTGTGGGGCGCGTTCCTGCCGCTGGGCGCGCGCTGGAGCGTCGACGCGGCCGGGGCGTCCCGACGTTCCAGTGTGCGTGACCACGTCGCCAGCGTGGCGTCTGCGGCGCTGTTGGTCCAGGTGGTGTTGGTGTACGTGGTCAACGCGGTGTTGAAACTCCGCGGGGACGCCTGGCTGTCGGGTGACGCGGTGCGGGTGGTGTTCGCCCTCGACCAGTTCACCGTGTTCCTGGGGGACGCCCTGGCGCAGTATCCGGCGCTCCTCGAGATGGCCAGCCACGTGTGGCTCACGATGCTCGTGGCGTCACCACTACTCATCGTACTGGCTGGGCGGCGTCGGGCGGTGTTTGCGGGGCTGTTCGCGAGCGTCCACCTCGGCATGCTGCTCACGATGCAACTCGGCCTGTTCCCGCTCATCTCGGTGGTCGCGCTCGTTCCGTTCCTCCCACCAGTGGTGTGGAACGAACTCGCAGCGTGCGTCCCGGAGCGTCCCCAGAACGCACTCTCGCGCACGCGAAATCGGCTCGCCGGCGCGCTGCCGTTCGCGCCGAGGCGGCCGACAGCGAGCGCTCGAATCGACACCAGTGGCGGCCTGCGGGCGGCCGTCGGTCGGTGGAGGGCGCGCGTCACGCCGGCGGTCGCGGCGGTGTTCCTGGCGTTCGTGCTCGTCTGGACGGCGATGTCCGTCGGCCTGGTCGCGACGCCCGACAGCGTCGCGTCGACCGTCGACCCCGAAGAGCGCCGGTGGGACATGTTCGCTCCCGAGCCACTGAACGTCGACGGGTGGTACGTCGTCCCGGGCGAACTCGCGTCGAGTGAGGGCGCGCGAAGCGAACGCGTCGACGCGTTCCACGGCGGCGCCGTCAGGTGGACGAAACCGCCGGACGTCGCCGCCACCTACCCCACCGCACGGTGGCGGAAGTACCTCGTGGACCTGTGGCGGAGCGACGACGTCGCGCTCCAGCACGCGTTCGCGGACTACCTGTGTACGGAGTGGAGCGCGAACCACGAGTCCACGCTCGTTCGGGTCGCGCCCCACTACGTCACCGAGCGGGTTCGCCTCGGCGCGCCGGACCCGACCGAGCGCATCCGCCTCGTGGAGCACGCGTGCGCGCCGGCGGACAGCCAGGAATCCTGA
- a CDS encoding plastocyanin/azurin family copper-binding protein, translating to MPTRRQLLRSGGTVGLIALVAGCARPPSFGDGTGEPATTEEPGTTARETTPAGTTDAPETTQRPQTTAEETTAEPTTEEPTTAEPTESTQTTSAPETTAATPPGEVVDVAVGPEGRLRFAPERVELTVGDTIRWTFESAGHNVTSLPGASEKVQNPAGAEPFASYEESRHYAIEPVGATFQHTFTVAGEYVYVCEPHSDQGMVGYVTVTEQ from the coding sequence ATGCCAACGAGACGGCAACTGCTCCGCAGCGGTGGGACGGTGGGACTGATAGCGCTGGTCGCTGGCTGCGCGAGACCGCCGAGTTTCGGGGATGGGACGGGCGAACCGGCCACGACAGAGGAGCCTGGAACGACGGCACGCGAGACGACGCCAGCGGGGACGACGGACGCCCCCGAGACGACCCAGCGTCCGCAGACGACCGCCGAGGAGACGACGGCGGAGCCGACAACCGAAGAGCCGACCACGGCGGAGCCGACGGAGTCCACGCAGACGACGAGCGCGCCGGAGACGACCGCCGCGACGCCGCCGGGCGAGGTAGTGGACGTTGCGGTCGGTCCGGAAGGCCGGCTCAGATTCGCCCCGGAGCGAGTCGAGTTGACGGTCGGTGACACCATCCGGTGGACGTTCGAGAGCGCGGGCCACAACGTCACATCGCTTCCCGGCGCGTCCGAGAAGGTGCAGAATCCCGCGGGTGCGGAGCCGTTCGCGTCCTACGAGGAGAGTCGGCACTACGCCATCGAACCCGTCGGAGCGACGTTCCAGCACACGTTCACGGTGGCCGGCGAGTACGTCTACGTCTGTGAACCACACTCGGACCAGGGGATGGTCGGGTACGTCACCGTAACCGAGCAGTAG
- a CDS encoding molybdopterin-dependent oxidoreductase codes for MPPNDRGERPDGDEGRGGGEGESSGDGTRERFLKRRRFLQATGAVAATSLLAGCPSAEDFPSGQPGTSPGETTEAPGTTTEEPPDGQSLQEKYPGLRILSPEPENAEAAERATYTTMVTPAEEFYIRNHYPTPSIEESEWTVSLTGMVDQEVELSIEELKNGFSTETVFHTMQCSGNGRAYFEPQVGGNQWTFGAVGNAEWTGTPVSEILEAYGADTSEGKWLSVMGGDAPEGEDIFTRSIPMSKVMDDCLLVYQMNGAPIPADHGHPVRFLVPGWFGNNNVKWVDRMHVMDMMVYGEEWEDGDQRTYTHWQQYSYRIIPAQDEEAQQYRSIDIFDTYEQMQATDKIQNAYMYDQLVKSLIGFPGKGATVSPRRDGNVEVVGVAWAGDDGVESVEVSTDGGDSWNDAEFLQPDVGKYSWRLFRYVWTPEPGEHTLVSRATDGQGRTQPATVSDPEEGLRGITNNKYPWNQDGYGNTAYVPHGVNVTVEELQSGTTGSETTGNETTQAPTTGNATME; via the coding sequence ATGCCACCAAATGACAGGGGGGAGCGGCCGGACGGCGACGAAGGCCGCGGCGGCGGTGAGGGTGAATCGAGCGGTGACGGGACGCGCGAGCGGTTCCTGAAGCGACGACGATTCCTGCAGGCGACGGGCGCCGTAGCGGCGACGAGCCTACTCGCGGGGTGTCCGAGCGCCGAGGACTTCCCGTCGGGGCAGCCCGGCACGTCGCCGGGCGAGACGACCGAAGCGCCCGGCACGACGACCGAGGAACCCCCGGACGGGCAGTCACTCCAGGAGAAGTACCCGGGCCTGCGCATCCTCTCGCCGGAGCCCGAGAACGCCGAGGCCGCCGAGCGCGCGACGTACACCACGATGGTGACGCCCGCCGAGGAGTTCTACATCCGGAATCACTACCCGACGCCGAGCATCGAGGAGAGCGAGTGGACCGTCTCCCTGACCGGGATGGTCGACCAGGAGGTCGAACTGTCGATCGAGGAACTCAAGAACGGCTTCTCCACGGAGACGGTGTTCCACACGATGCAATGCTCAGGGAACGGCCGAGCGTACTTCGAGCCTCAGGTCGGCGGAAACCAGTGGACGTTCGGCGCGGTGGGGAACGCCGAATGGACGGGCACACCCGTGAGCGAGATTCTGGAGGCGTACGGCGCGGACACCTCCGAAGGGAAGTGGCTCTCCGTGATGGGCGGAGACGCCCCCGAGGGCGAGGACATCTTCACGCGGTCGATCCCGATGTCGAAGGTGATGGACGACTGCCTGCTCGTCTACCAGATGAACGGCGCCCCCATCCCCGCCGACCACGGCCACCCCGTGCGCTTTCTCGTTCCGGGCTGGTTCGGCAACAACAACGTGAAGTGGGTCGACCGGATGCACGTCATGGACATGATGGTGTACGGCGAGGAGTGGGAGGACGGCGACCAGCGCACGTACACCCACTGGCAGCAGTACTCCTACCGCATCATCCCCGCCCAGGACGAGGAGGCCCAGCAGTACCGGTCCATCGACATCTTCGACACGTACGAGCAGATGCAGGCGACCGACAAGATACAGAACGCCTACATGTACGACCAGCTCGTGAAGTCGCTCATCGGCTTCCCCGGCAAGGGCGCGACGGTGTCGCCGCGGCGCGACGGCAACGTCGAGGTCGTGGGCGTCGCGTGGGCGGGCGACGACGGCGTCGAGAGCGTCGAGGTGTCGACGGACGGCGGCGACTCCTGGAACGACGCGGAGTTCCTCCAGCCGGACGTCGGGAAGTACTCGTGGCGGCTGTTCCGATACGTCTGGACGCCCGAACCCGGCGAGCACACGCTCGTCTCGCGGGCCACGGACGGCCAGGGCCGCACGCAACCAGCGACCGTCTCCGACCCCGAGGAGGGACTGCGCGGCATCACGAACAACAAGTACCCCTGGAACCAGGACGGCTACGGGAACACCGCGTACGTGCCCCACGGCGTGAACGTCACCGTCGAAGAGTTACAGTCCGGAACGACCGGCAGTGAGACGACGGGGAACGAGACGACGCAGGCGCCGACGACCGGCAACGCGACCATGGAATGA
- a CDS encoding ATP-binding protein: MTGFVDRTEELSRLRSLYDSDEAELAVIFGRRRLGKTALVRESLRDDDAVVYQAKQKTSALQRQQFVDTAADSYPGITRIREDWEAILGYLTEQDATIVLDEFPYLVEQDQSLPSVLQAMFDHELDDSSATIVLVGSSISMMEDAALLGNSPLYGRSSLKLDIRQLPFDAAMEFFDDTDTADEQVFRWGVFGGVPYYLEEVSPTATLAENIHRTILSRHGTLHNEPDYVLRMELTEPTRYFSILEAIAGGSTSRNEISGTTGIDYNQLSKYLDRLSRLRLVDQHVPVTEQKERSKRSRYRIRDPFFRFWFHFVYGTGDRYDELGGGAYEALIEPELADFVSHPFEDLCCSALRTLYTDHTITDTGQWWYQDHEVDVVGLSAGRTLIAGECKFQQSPLGYDAFSKLQSHVEELRWTPSDGRERTVEYALFSRSGFTSSVESAASERDDLRLFTAEDVTAALRA, encoded by the coding sequence ATGACCGGTTTCGTGGACCGAACTGAAGAGCTGTCGAGACTGCGTTCGCTGTACGACTCGGACGAAGCCGAACTCGCGGTCATCTTCGGTCGACGACGCCTCGGAAAAACAGCACTCGTCAGAGAGTCACTCAGAGACGACGACGCTGTCGTTTACCAGGCGAAACAGAAGACGAGTGCACTCCAACGGCAGCAGTTCGTCGACACCGCCGCGGACTCCTATCCCGGAATCACCCGGATTCGTGAGGACTGGGAAGCGATCCTGGGTTATCTCACCGAACAGGACGCCACCATCGTTCTCGACGAGTTCCCCTACCTCGTCGAACAGGACCAGAGCCTCCCGTCCGTACTGCAGGCGATGTTCGACCACGAACTCGACGACTCGAGTGCGACAATCGTGCTCGTCGGCTCGTCGATCAGCATGATGGAAGACGCGGCGCTCCTCGGTAACAGTCCACTCTACGGTCGGTCGTCGCTGAAACTCGACATCAGGCAGCTTCCGTTCGACGCCGCGATGGAGTTCTTCGACGACACCGACACCGCAGACGAGCAGGTCTTCAGATGGGGGGTCTTCGGTGGCGTTCCGTACTATCTCGAAGAGGTCTCGCCCACTGCGACGCTCGCGGAGAACATCCACCGAACGATCCTCTCCCGTCACGGGACCCTCCACAACGAACCGGACTACGTGCTTCGCATGGAACTCACGGAGCCAACTCGGTACTTCTCGATTCTGGAGGCGATCGCCGGCGGGAGCACGAGCCGAAACGAGATCTCCGGCACGACGGGAATCGACTACAACCAGCTTTCGAAGTACCTCGACCGGCTGTCTCGGCTGCGACTCGTCGACCAGCACGTTCCGGTCACCGAGCAGAAAGAACGAAGCAAGCGAAGCCGATACCGCATCCGTGACCCCTTCTTCCGGTTCTGGTTCCACTTCGTGTACGGAACCGGGGACCGATACGACGAACTCGGTGGCGGCGCTTACGAGGCGCTCATCGAACCCGAGTTGGCGGACTTCGTGAGCCACCCGTTCGAAGACCTCTGTTGTTCTGCGCTCCGAACGCTGTACACAGACCACACGATCACGGACACGGGTCAGTGGTGGTACCAGGACCACGAGGTCGACGTGGTCGGACTGAGTGCCGGCCGCACGTTGATCGCGGGTGAGTGCAAGTTCCAGCAGTCTCCGCTCGGGTACGACGCGTTCTCGAAACTCCAGAGTCACGTCGAGGAACTCCGCTGGACACCCAGCGACGGCCGTGAGCGGACTGTGGAGTACGCCCTCTTCTCCCGGAGTGGATTCACGTCGTCTGTCGAGAGCGCTGCCAGTGAGCGGGACGACCTTCGACTGTTCACTGCCGAAGACGTCACCGCTGCGTTGAGAGCGTGA
- a CDS encoding FKBP-type peptidyl-prolyl cis-trans isomerase produces MAESGQTAVVHYTARLASGPDAGALVDTTDVDVALAEDAYDGTRDYEPLEFEVGAGETFDAVDDAMGEMESGDTRTLTLGPDDAFGPYSDERVVEVPREGLEERSGVEVTPGEIVVSDAGDSGWITDVSEDTATVDFNHELADERLDVELQVLDVR; encoded by the coding sequence ATGGCCGAATCCGGACAGACGGCGGTTGTCCACTACACCGCGCGCCTGGCGTCGGGGCCGGACGCGGGGGCGCTCGTCGACACGACCGACGTGGACGTGGCGCTCGCCGAGGACGCGTACGACGGAACCCGCGACTACGAACCCCTCGAGTTCGAGGTTGGCGCGGGCGAGACGTTCGACGCCGTCGACGATGCGATGGGCGAGATGGAGTCCGGTGACACCCGGACACTCACACTCGGCCCCGACGACGCGTTCGGGCCGTACAGCGACGAGCGCGTCGTGGAGGTGCCCCGCGAGGGACTCGAGGAGCGAAGCGGCGTCGAGGTGACACCCGGCGAGATAGTCGTGAGCGACGCCGGCGATTCCGGGTGGATTACCGACGTCTCCGAGGACACCGCCACCGTGGACTTCAACCACGAACTCGCGGACGAGCGCCTCGATGTCGAATTGCAGGTACTCGACGTGCGTTGA
- a CDS encoding glutathione S-transferase N-terminal domain-containing protein, translated as MLELYVQPFCPYCRKVNRALSDLGLEYETHRVSFFQFRRDEVREVSGQSEVPVLVDTERGVDGMNESEDIVAYLWETYGE; from the coding sequence ATGCTCGAACTGTACGTACAGCCGTTCTGTCCGTACTGCCGGAAGGTCAATCGGGCGCTCTCGGACCTCGGGCTGGAGTACGAAACACACCGAGTTTCGTTCTTCCAGTTCCGGCGCGACGAGGTTCGCGAGGTGAGCGGGCAATCAGAGGTGCCGGTGCTCGTCGACACCGAGCGCGGCGTCGACGGAATGAACGAGAGCGAGGACATCGTGGCGTACCTGTGGGAGACGTACGGCGAGTGA